In the genome of Populus trichocarpa isolate Nisqually-1 chromosome 6, P.trichocarpa_v4.1, whole genome shotgun sequence, one region contains:
- the LOC7496096 gene encoding lycopene beta cyclase, chloroplastic/chromoplastic: MDTLLKTHNKIEFLPQFHGFSEKVSNSSSVKIQIQELRFGPKKFFSKVGRNGCVEASSSALLELVPETKKENLEFDLPMYDPSKGLVVDLAVVGGGPAGLAVAQQVSEAGLSVCSIDPSPQLIWPNNYGVWVDEFDAMGLLDCLDTTWSGAVVYVNDKTKKDLDRPYGRVNRKQLKSKMLQKCISNGVKFHQAKVIKVIHEESKSLLICNDGVTIQAVVVLDATGFSRCLVQYDKPYNPGYQVAYGILAEVEEHPFDVDKMVFMDWRDSHLNNNLELKERNSKTPTFLYAMPFSSDRIFLEETSLVARPGVPMKDIQERMVARLRHLGIKVKSIEEDERCVIPMGGPLPVLPQRVVGIGGTAGMVHPSTGYMVARTLAAAPIVANSIVQYLGSDRSFSGSELSAKVWKDLWPVERRRQREFFCFGMDILLKLDLPATRRFFDAFFDLEPHYWHGFLSSRLFLPELVLFGLSLFSHASNTSRLEIMAKGTLPLVNMTNNLIQDRE, encoded by the coding sequence ATGGATACTTTGTTGAAAACACATAACAAGATTGAATTTTTGCCTCAATTTCATGGGTTTTCGGAGAAAGTGAGTAATTCGAGCTCCGTAAAGATTCAAATCCAGGAACTTAGGTTTGGtcccaaaaagtttttttcaaaagtggGGAGGAATGGTTGTGTTGAGGCTAGTAGTAGTGCACTTTTGGAGCTTGTACCAGAAACCAAGAAGGAAAATCTTGAGTTTGATCTTCCTATGTATGACCCATCGAAAGGCCTTGTAGTTGACCTTGCAGTTGTGGGGGGAGGTCCTGCAGGGCTTGCTGTTGCTCAGCAAGTTTCGGAGGCAGGGCTCTCGGTTTGTTCGATTGATCCATCTCCTCAGTTGATTTGGCCTAATAATTATGGTGTTTGGGTTGATGAATTTGATGCCATGGGTTTGCTTGACTGCCTTGATACCACTTGGTCTGGTGCTGTTGTCTATGTTAATgacaagacaaaaaaagatCTTGATAGGCCTTATGGGAGGGTTAATAGGAAGCAGCTGAAGTCCAAAATGTTACAGAAATGCATATCCAATGGTGTTAAGTTTCACCAAGCTAAAGTTATCAAGGTtattcatgaggagtccaaatCTCTATTGATTTGCAATGATGGTGTCACAATCCAAGCTGTCGTGGTTCTTGATGCAACTGGTTTTTCTAGATGCCTTGTTCAATATGACAAGCCATATAATCCAGGTTACCAAGTGGCTTATGGAATTTTGGCAGAGGTAGAAGAGCACCCGTTTGATGTTGATAAGATGGTTTTTATGGATTGGAGAGATTCACATCTGAACAACAATCTGGAACTAAAAGAGAGAAACAGCAAGACCCCTACTTTCCTCTACGCAATGCCCTTTTCATCGGACAGGATATTTCTGGAAGAAACTTCCCTCGTAGCTAGGCCTGGAGTACCCATGAAAGATATACAGGAAAGGATGGTGGCCAGATTAAGGCACCTAGGTATAAAAGTGAAAAGCATAGAGGAAGATGAGCGTTGTGTCATTCCAATGGGGGGACCACTTCCTGTGCTCCCTCAAAGAGTAGTTGGAATTGGTGGTACAGCCGGTATGGTGCACCCTTCAACTGGGTATATGGTAGCAAGAACTCTAGCAGCTGCTCCGATTGTTGCTAATTCTATCGTTCAGTATCTTGGTTCTGATAGAAGCTTTTCAGGAAGTGAGTTATCAGCTAAAGTTTGGAAAGATTTATGGCCCGTCGAGAGGAGGAGACAAAGAGAGTTCTTCTGTTTTGGTATGGATATTTTGCTTAAGCTTGATTTACCTGCCACAAGAAGattttttgatgcattttttgaTCTGGAACCTCATTATTGGCACGGATTCCTATCATCTCGACTGTTTCTACCTGAGCTTGTACTTTTTGGGCTTTCACTGTTCTCCCATGCTTCTAATACTTCTAGGTTAGAGATTATGGCAAAGGGAACTCTTCCTTTGGTTAATATGACCAACAATTTAATACAGGACAGAGAATAG
- the LOC112328018 gene encoding uncharacterized protein LOC112328018 encodes MATSSSDDFSVFVLASDLGIDARPFLTNKEREQNQENPEPENWHDCCQDFISDEDFSDLDLLQFFTLQGSDKSGNRVFRIVGKYFPAQVVSGERLKKYIFHKICSELPEGPLCIVYMHSTVQKEDNSPGVTILRWIYEELPAGIKDRLQTVYFIHPGLRSRLVFATLGRFFLSGGLYWKIKYVSRLQYLWEDIKKGEIEIPEFVQNHDNILENRPLTDYGIEPDPFHLSEMPMTAYSFGRYEERWSSREFAS; translated from the exons ATGGCAACCTCATCAAGCGACGATTTCTCAGTATTTGTGTTAGCATCAGATTTAGGCATAGATGCTAGACCCTTTCTCACAAACAAAGAAAGggaacaaaatcaagaaaacccaGAACCTGAAAACTGGCACGATTGCTGTCAGGATTTTATTTCAGATGAAGATTTCTCTGATCTTGATCTCTTGCAGTTCTTTACCCTTCAAGGTTCTGATAAGTCTGGAAACCGTGTCTTTCGTATTGTTGGCAAGTACTTTCCTG CTCAAGTTGTGAGTGGGGAGCGACTGAAGAAGTATATTTTCCATAAAATATGTAGTGAGTTACCTGAGGGACCTCTCTGCATTGTTTACATGCACAGTACTGTGCAAAAGGAGGACAATTCACCAGGTGTAACTATCTTGAGGTGGATTTATGAAGAGCTTCCTGCTGGCATCAAGGATAGGCTTCAAACTGTGTACTTCATTCACCCAGGGCTACGCTCAAGGCTTGTCTTTGCAACCCTTGGTCGATTCTTCTTGAGTGGAGG ATTATATTGGAAGATCAAGTATGTGAGCCGCCTTCAGTACCTTTGGGAAGACATTAAGAAAGGAGAGATTGAGATCCCTGAATTCGTGCAAAATCATGACAATATTCTTGAGAACAGACCCCTGACAGATTATGGCATCGAACCAGACCCTTTTCACTTAAGTGAGATGCCTATGACAGCCTACTCATTTGGGAGGTATGAAGAGAGATGGTCATCAAGGGAATTTGCATCTTAG
- the LOC7496097 gene encoding L-galactono-1,4-lactone dehydrogenase, mitochondrial isoform X1, with translation MKDLEFIEELKQLIEKEEMPPPAPMEQRWTACSQSSMSPASSSAEDDIFSWEVQVYFPCSKLVGIIMHLPTTVARQRKEITDEFFHYRHLTQAELWDKYSAYKLWAKIEVPKDKDELAALQARLRKRFPVDAYNKARKELDPNRILSNNMLDPIFGNKWKSILPWLVSHFILSYPFYFWIHHMYCLLVNLLGASA, from the exons ATGAAAGACCTTGAATTCATAGAGGAGCTGAAGCAGCTCATAGAGAAAGAAGAGATGCCTCCACCTGCTCCCATGGAGCAGCGATGGACAGCTTGCAGCCAGAGCTCCATGAGCCCAGCTTCAAGCTCAGCAGAGGATGATATATTCTCGTGG GAAGTCCAGGTGTACTTTCCATGCTCCAAACTT GTTGGTATAATCATGCATCTTCCTACAACGGTTGCCCGCCAAAGAAAGGAAATCACAGATGAGTTCTTCCACTACAGGCATCTGACTCAGGCAGAGTTGTGGGATAAGTATTCCGCTTATAAACTTTGGGCTAAAATTGAG GTTCCGAAGGACAAGGATGAGCTTGCAGCTCTTCAAGCAAGGTTAAGAAAGCGCTTTCCTGTGGATGCATATAACAAGGCAAGGAAAGAATTGGACCCCAACAGGATCCTTTCTAACAACATGCTGGATCCCATCTTCGGAAACAAATGGAAAAGCATCCTTCCGTGGTTGGttagtcattttattctttcgtatcctttttatttttggatacaTCATATGTATTGTCTTTTAGTCAATCTGCTTGGAGCTTCAGCATAA
- the LOC7496097 gene encoding L-galactono-1,4-lactone dehydrogenase, mitochondrial isoform X2, whose translation MKDLEFIEELKQLIEKEEMPPPAPMEQRWTACSQSSMSPASSSAEDDIFSWVGIIMHLPTTVARQRKEITDEFFHYRHLTQAELWDKYSAYKLWAKIEVPKDKDELAALQARLRKRFPVDAYNKARKELDPNRILSNNMLDPIFGNKWKSILPWLVSHFILSYPFYFWIHHMYCLLVNLLGASA comes from the exons ATGAAAGACCTTGAATTCATAGAGGAGCTGAAGCAGCTCATAGAGAAAGAAGAGATGCCTCCACCTGCTCCCATGGAGCAGCGATGGACAGCTTGCAGCCAGAGCTCCATGAGCCCAGCTTCAAGCTCAGCAGAGGATGATATATTCTCGTGG GTTGGTATAATCATGCATCTTCCTACAACGGTTGCCCGCCAAAGAAAGGAAATCACAGATGAGTTCTTCCACTACAGGCATCTGACTCAGGCAGAGTTGTGGGATAAGTATTCCGCTTATAAACTTTGGGCTAAAATTGAG GTTCCGAAGGACAAGGATGAGCTTGCAGCTCTTCAAGCAAGGTTAAGAAAGCGCTTTCCTGTGGATGCATATAACAAGGCAAGGAAAGAATTGGACCCCAACAGGATCCTTTCTAACAACATGCTGGATCCCATCTTCGGAAACAAATGGAAAAGCATCCTTCCGTGGTTGGttagtcattttattctttcgtatcctttttatttttggatacaTCATATGTATTGTCTTTTAGTCAATCTGCTTGGAGCTTCAGCATAA
- the LOC7496098 gene encoding protein CYSTEINE-RICH TRANSMEMBRANE MODULE 12 yields MHESIYTTNCQISIKYICILDTSVAQRDRTSSLCFCVKMPGLETQENKPPAGYPIDTPTTGKKCFPRTKKKGERGFIEGCLFALCCCWICEMCC; encoded by the exons ATGCATGAGTCTATATATACAACCAACTGTCAAATCTCCATCAAGTATATTTGCATACTCGATACATCAGTTGCTCAAAGAGACAGAACAAGTTCCCTTTGTTTTTGTGTCAAAATGCCTGGCTTAGAGACTCAAGAGAACAAGCCTCCAGCAG GATACCCAATTGACACTCCCACCACTGGGAAGAAATGCTTCCCTCGCACaaaaaagaagggagaaagaggcTTTATCGAGGGATG CCTCTTCGCTCTATGTTGCTGTTGGATCTGTGAAATGTGCTGCTAG
- the LOC7473578 gene encoding BTB/POZ domain and ankyrin repeat-containing protein COCH, translating into MTLEDSLRSLSLDYLNLLINGQAFSDVTFSVEGRLVHAHRCILAARSLFFRKFFCGPDPPSGLDPSGSRINTVGSPGSRSNVIPVNSVGYEVFLLLLQFLYSGQVSIVPQKHEPRPNCGERGCWHTHCTSAVDLALDTLAAARYFGVEQLAMLTQKQLANMVEKASIEDVMKVLIASRKQDMHQLWTTCSHLVAKSGLPPEVLAKHLPIDVVAKIEELRLKSSIARRSLMPHHHHHLHDLTSAADLEDQKIRRMKRALDSSDVELVKLMVMGEGLNLDEALALHYAVENCSREVVKALLELGAANVNYQAGPAGKTPLHIAAEMVSPDMVAVLLDHHADPNVRTVDGVTPLDILRTLTSDFLFKGAVPGLAHMEPNKLRLCLELVQSAAMVLSREEGNVNATSTLIYPSMSDEHNTSSSGSNLANLNLDSRLVYLNLGAAGSGQMGSRMDEEDDSNHNNQRDHHAMSRHDPTMYHHHSHDF; encoded by the exons ATGACTCTTGAAGACTCTCTAAGATCTCTATCTTTAGACTATCTTAACCTTCTTATCAATGGCCAAGCTTTCTCTGATGTAACTTTCAGTGTAGAGGGTCGTTTAGTTCATGCTCACAGGTGTATTTTAGCAGCAAGAAGTTTGTTTTTCAGGAAGTTTTTTTGTGGACCTGATCCACCATCTGGGCTAGACCCATCCGGGTCCAGGATAAACACGGTTGGATCACCAGGTTCGAGGTCTAATGTGATACCAGTTAACTCAGTGGGGTATGAGGTGTTCTTGTTGCTGTTACAGTTCTTGTATAGTGGACAAGTCTCTATTGTGCCACAAAAACATGAGCCAAGGCCTAATTGTGGTGAGAGAGGGTGTTGGCATACACATTGCACCTCAGCCGTTGATCTTGCTCTTGACACACTTGCTGCCGCTAGATACTTTGGTGTTGAACAGCTTGCAATGCTCACTCAG AAGCAATTGGCTAACATGGTAGAGAAGGCCTCAATTGAAGATGTGATGAAGGTGCTGATAGCTTCAAGAAAACAAGATATGCACCAACTTTGGACCACTTGCTCACATCTTGTGGCCAAATCAGGCCTACCACCAGAAGTCCTAGCTAAACACCTTCCAATTGATGTTGTGGCCAAAATTGAAGAACTACGCCTCAAATCATCTATTGCTCGAAGATCACTAATGccccaccatcaccaccatctCCACGATCTTACCTCAGCTGCTGATCTCGAGGACCAAAAAATTCGAAGAATGAAAAGGGCGTTAGATTCATCTGATGTTGAACTAGTCAAGCTTATGGTAATGGGAGAAGGCCTCAATCTTGATGAAGCACTGGCTTTACATTATGCTGTCGAGAATTGTAGCCGGGAAGTGGTCAAAGCCTTGCTTGAGCTTGGTGCAGCTAATGTTAATTATCAGGCAGGGCCGGCAGGGAAAACTCCTCTTCACATTGCAGCAGAAATGGTGTCACCAGATATGGTTGCAGTACTTCTTGACCATCATGCTGACCCTAATGTTAGAACCGTTGATGGAGTCACCCCTCTTGACATTCTTAGAACCCTAACCTCAGATTTCTTGTTCAAGGGGGCAGTCCCGGGTCTAGCCCACATGGAGCCCAACAAGCTTAGGCTGTGTCTTGAGCTAGTTCAATCCGCAGCTATGGTTCTTTCACGCGAAGAAGGGAATGTGAATGCTACTTCAACCCTTATTTATCCATCAATGAGTGATGAACATAATACAAGCAGCAGTGGTAGTAATCTTGCTAACTTGAACCTTGATTCAAGGTTGGTTTATTTGAATCTTGGAGCTGCTGGTTCAGGTCAAATGGGATCAAGGATGGATGAAGAGGACGATAGTAACCACAACAACCAGAGAGATCATCATGCAATGAGTCGACATGATCCAACAATGTACCACCATCACTCTCATGACTTCTAG